GAGCACCGCGCGTACCAGATCGCCGGCCCATGAACCGACCGGGGCGGCGCAGACCGGGATGAACATACGGAGTACATCGTCATGAGCAACATCGCAACCCAGAAACAGGTCCCGGACACCCGGGTGTTCGAAGGCGCCCTGCCCGACAAGCTATTCGACCGGCTGGTCGCCGCGGTGCACGCGATCGGCGACGAGCGCCTCAAGAACAACTACACCACGACGTTCTGGTTCCCTCGCGGCACGCAGCCCAGGAATGTCGCCGAGGAAGCGGTGGTGGAACTGGCCCGGTACGCCGATCCGCCCCCGACCTGCAGCGGCATGGAATGGTGGCTCGGCCGGCTCGCCTTCGGCGAGAAACTGCGTTATCACTTCGACCGCGACATGACCATCCGGAAGAAAGTCGGCCAGTACGTGACGCCGATCTACGGCAGCGTGATGTATCTCAATTCCTATCCATCGAGCCCGACCGTGATCCTGAACCAGGTGCCCTCCGCGGACGGCCGCTCGAAGATTCCGGCCAAGGCCGAGGTCCGCGAGGTCGTCACGGCGGTTGCGAATCGCTACCTGGTCTTCCGCGGCAACATTCGCCACGGCGTGATCCCCGACACGAAAGCCGGGCATCCCCCGACGCAGGAGCTGCGATTGACCCTGCTGGTCAATTACTGGGACCGGCGGCCGCTGCCGCCGATCTGTTTCGACTACGACGGCAAGATCTACGGCGACCTCGCCGACCCCCGGTTCTTCCGCGCCGGCAAGTCCTGATCGCGCGGCGCAGGCCCTGCCATGCGTTACCGGCGCCTCGGCCACAGCGACCTGCTGGTTTCCGAGATCGCGCTCGGCTCCTGGCTGACCTATGGAGTCGCCGTGGACCGCGAGCGGGCCGCCGCCTGTCTGCGTTGCGCCATCACGCAGGGCATCAATTTTTTCGATACGGCCAACATGTACGGCCGGGGTGCCGCGGAATCGCTGCTCGGCGAGCTGCTCGCGCCGTACCGGCGTGACAGCTACCTGCTGTCGACCAAGGTGTACTTCCCGATGTCGGCGACCGACCGGGGGCTGTCCCGGGCGCAGGTCCGCAAGCAGATCGATGCTTCGCTGGCGCGGCTGCGCACGGACTACGTCGATCTCTACCAGTGCCACCGCTACGACGAGGAGACCCCGCTGGAGGAGACGCTGCAGGCGATGACCGAGGTGGTCGAAGCGGGGAAGGCCCGCTATATCGGCTTCAGCCGCTGGAAGCCGGCGCAGATCCGGGCGGCGTTCTCGCTGCAGGGAGTAGCGCGTTTCGTGTCGAGCAGTCCGCAGTACTCGATGCTGCGGCGGAAATGCGAACGCCGGGTCTTTCCGCTGTGCCGCACGCTCGGCGTCGGCCAGATCGTCTGGTCGCCGCTGGCCCAGGGCGTGCTGTCCGGCAAGTATTCAGCGGCCGGCGCGCCGCCCGCCGGTTCGCGCGCCGGATCGAGGACCGCCCGGCGCCACATGGCGCGTTTTACCGAGCCGGAGGTCCTCGCCGCAGTCGAGCGCCTGCGGCCGATTGCGGCCCGGCTGTCGCTGACGCTGCCGCAGCTCGCGCTGGCCTGGGTACTGCGGAACGATCACGTGAGTGCCGCGATCATCGGCGCCACCCGCCCCGCGCAGATCGAGGAGAACGTCGGCGCCATCGGGAACAGACTGGACCACGAAACCTGCCGCGCAATCGATGCCGCACTCGAGGGCGTAGTGCGGTGACCGCGCGGGTCGCGCAGCGGCGCGCGGGATGGATTGCGCCGGCT
This genomic interval from Gammaproteobacteria bacterium contains the following:
- a CDS encoding aldo/keto reductase family protein; translated protein: MRYRRLGHSDLLVSEIALGSWLTYGVAVDRERAAACLRCAITQGINFFDTANMYGRGAAESLLGELLAPYRRDSYLLSTKVYFPMSATDRGLSRAQVRKQIDASLARLRTDYVDLYQCHRYDEETPLEETLQAMTEVVEAGKARYIGFSRWKPAQIRAAFSLQGVARFVSSSPQYSMLRRKCERRVFPLCRTLGVGQIVWSPLAQGVLSGKYSAAGAPPAGSRAGSRTARRHMARFTEPEVLAAVERLRPIAARLSLTLPQLALAWVLRNDHVSAAIIGATRPAQIEENVGAIGNRLDHETCRAIDAALEGVVR